The Verrucomicrobiia bacterium sequence GCGGCCCCTTGCGGAGTGCTGCCGGTGGTCGCGGCGGGGATAAACGCGCCGGGGTCCACGAAGCGCGCCGTGACCATGCCGGAGAACGGCGCCACCAGCCGGGCATACTGCAAGAGCGTCTGTGTCCGTTGTAACTTCGCTTGCGCGACCTCCCACTGCCCTCGCAGGGCATCCACCGTCTGAGGAACGACCAGGTCGGGAGCTTTTTGGCGAGCTTCAGCCATGCGTTGGTAAGTGGTGCGCGCCACCTCTGATTCCGCTGTGTACTGGGCTTCATCAGCGAACAGTTCGGGCACTTCAATCTCGCCGAGCAGCTGGCCTGCTGTGACAGCGTCGCCTTTGTCCACGAAAAGGGTCTTCAAGTAGCCGGAAACTTTGGCGTAAAGGGTGGCCTCCTGAAGCGCCAGGATACGAAACGTTGGCAGGGTGAGGGTGCGGGCAATCTCGCCCCGATGAGGAAGGACGGTTTGCACGGTGATGGGAGGAGGGGCTTTCGGCCCTTCAGTTTGGGTCTGGCCGCAACCGCATAGCATGACCAGGCCGAGCAAGGCCAATGTCCTTAAGAATGCCCCGCCAGTCCTATTCCTCAAGATTCCCTGGTTCTGGCAATGCCAGGTTGGGATTTCGGATTTCATCTTACGCATGGTTGACTAATTCGCGCATAACGTTCTTACACCGGCTCTGCGGCTGAGCTTTGCGGATCAATGGGGTCCAGCGAGACAGAGCGCCGGTGGGCGCGAGCCTGGACCAGCGCAAATATGGCAGGCAGCACCAGCAGGGTCGCCACCGTCGCGACCGCCAGCCCCCCAACTACAGCCCGGCCAAGCGGAGCGGTTTGCTGGCCACCCTCGCCTAAACCCAGGGCCATCGGCATCATGCCGGCTATCATCGCCGTGCTGGTCATGAGAATCGGCCTCAGACGACTGCGCGCCCCTTCGATTGCCGCCTCAGGCGCGCTGGCCCCTCCCAGCCGGCTGCGCTCGGCAAAAGTCACCAACAAGATGGCATTGGCCACAGCCACGCCGACCGCCATGATTGCCCCCATGAAGGATTGGATGTTCAGTGTCGTGCCCGTTACCCACAACATGAGGAGGACGCCAGCAATGACGGCCGGCGCGGTGGAAACCACCAGGAACGATAACTTGAGGGACTGGAAATTGGCCGCCAGCAGCAGAAAAATGACCACCACCGCCATGAGTAACCCGGTTCGCAACCCGTCGAGCATTTGTGCCAGCGGGACAACCTGGCCGCGCACCGTCACGGTTATACCCGGTGGTTGCTGCCCCAGTTTCCGGAGCGCCTCTTTGACCTCCTTGGCCACGCTGCCCAGGTCAGCACCCGCAATGTTGGCGGTCACCGTCACCATCCGCTGCATGTTGTATCGCTCATATTGACCGACCGCAGTGCTCTGCGTGACGTTGGCGACATTGCGGAGTAACAGTCCATGGCCACCGTGGTCCATCACCGGCACATTTTTGATCTGTTCGACCGAGTCCATTCGAGTCTGGGGAACCTGCACTTGTACCTGGTAGGTGACGCCGCTGTTGGGGTCGGCCCAGTAGTTGGGAACCACAAACCGGCTGGACGAAGTGGCCGTCACAAGCGCGCGCGATACATCGGCCATTTTGACTCCCATCACGCCGGCTTTTTCGCGATCCACGGTCACATCCACGGTGGGATAATCCAGGGCCTGGCCGAATTGGATGTCGCGCAGGGATGGGATTTCCTCGAGGGCCGCTTTCACCTGCTCGCCAAATGCGCGGTCAGCGGCCAGGTTTTGGCCGCTGATGGCTATCTCAATGGGCGTGGGTGAACCCAGGCTCATCACGCGGCTGACGATATCGCTGGGTTCGAACGAGAAGCTGACACCGGACATCTTTTGGGCAAAAATCTTCCGCAGCCGTTCCTTCGACTCTTCGACGTGAATTGGGGCGCCGGGCTTTAGTTGCACTTGGAGCACGCCTTCCTCAGGACCGCCGTTCCAGAGGTAAATGAAATTGATCGGGTAAGGCGACCCATGCACTCCCAGGAAACCCAGGGAAATCTCGATATTTTGAGAACCGACCTCCTGTTTGATGAGGTCCAGGGTTTGCAGCGCAATTGCCTCGGTCCAATCAAGCTGCGTGCCGGTTGGAGCCCGCAAACGCAGTTGAATCTGCCCGGCTTCCACCTTTGGGAATATCTCGGCGCCCAAACGCCGCCCGAGAAACACGATGACCGCAGCCGCTAACACCAGGTAAAGGCCGGCCACCGCCCAACGCGCGTGAACCAACTTCTGCCCCAGGGCGGCATAGCGTTGTTGGAATCGAGTGAAGCGGCTCTCGGCTGCGGTATGGCCCGCAGCGGCGTTTTCGTGACTGCGTAGAAGCCAAACCGAGAGGATAGGCACCAGGGTGCTCGACAACAAATACGAGGTCATCATGGCAAAGCCGACCGCCAATGACAGCGGCAAGAACATCGCTTTGGCAGCCCCTGACATGAAGAGCGTCGGGCTAAATATTGCCAGGATGCAGAGCATGGCCAGCAATCGAGGCACTGTTGTCTCGGTTGTCGCCTCTAGTGCTGCGCATCCAATGGAACGGCCTCGCATCAGATGAGTGTGGATGTTTTCGATGCTAACGGTCGCCTCGTCCACCAGGATGCCCACGGCCAATGCCAGCCCTCCCAAGGTCATAATGTTGATAGTCTGTTTCGTCAGCCACAGCGCCAGTACGGAACCCATCAAGGAAAGGGGAATGTTGATGACCACGATCAAGGCGCTTCGCCAGTCCCGCAGGAACAACAATACCATGAGCCCTGTCAGCACCGCGCCCATGGCGCCCTCGAGCACCAGGCCCCCAATGGCGTGCGTGACGTAAAGGGATTGATCAAACTGATAGCTGACCTTCACGTCAGCCGGCAACACGCTCTGGAACTTCGACAGGTTCGCCTTGACCAGGTTGACAACCGACAGGGTCGAAGCCGTCGAACGCTTGATAACCGGGATATAGACCGTCCGGCGTCCATTGACCAGCGCGTAACTGGTGACAATGTCCGAGCCGTCAATGACCTGGCCGACATCGCGCAGAAAAACGGTGGGGAACGTCCCGGTCCGAATCGGCACGCCTTCCAGGTCCTTGATATTGAGCGCTACAGAATTGAGGGGCACCATTGGATATTTGCCTTTAATGGGGACGTTCCCAGAAGGACTGATGAGGTTGGCGGAGGTGACGGCGGCCACGACTTCATCAGGAGACATATTAAAAGCGCGGAGGCGCTCAGGTCTGAGGTTAATGACGATGCTCCGGGCGCTGCCGCCAAAGGGTGGCGGCGCCGAAACGCCCGGCAAGGTCGCAAACAGGGGTCTTACCCGATTCAAGGCCAGGTCCTGCATCTCGCCTACCGTGCGGCTGGTGCTCGAAAAAACCAGGTCTCCCACCGGGACACTCCCGGCGTCGAAGCGCATCACAAAGGGTGGCACGGTCCCGGGCGGCATGAACGCCCGCGCGCGGTTCACATAGGCGAGCGTCTCCGACATCGCCTGCGACATATCGGTGGCCGGGTGGAATTGCAGTTTCAGAAGCGCGGCGCCCTGGATGGACTTGGATTCGACGTGCTCGATGCCGGTGATGTAGAGGAAGTGGTACTCGTAATAATAACTGAGATAACCTTCCATTTGCGCCGGGTCCATGCCGCCGTAAGGCTGAGCGACGTAGATTGTGGGAATGCCCAGCGTGGGAAAGATGTCCCGAGGCATTTGCTCCACCGCCAGCACCGCGGCCAGCACGAGGCCAATCATGAGCACCACGATCGTCAGCGGGCGGCGCAACGCGATGTGGACTAGGCTCATTGGCTAAGGAGCTTTTGGCGGCAGCACCAGAATCTGGCCCGCCATCGAGGCGGGGTGCATGGCGCAAACAAAGGTGAACAGCCCTTCTTCATGGAAGCTGAATATATAGGCAGTTTCTTTCAACGGTGGCAGCCGGGCACTCATCAGAACCCGCGAATGCGGATCAATGAGCATAAAATCGTGATTGTCATCGGGCTGCAGATTCCACAAACGGATGCGCGTGGGTTCCTCACGACGGACGGCAAAGAAATTCGGTGAGAAACAATATACCTCGCCAAATCTCTCGATGGTCTCTTTGAGACCGGTCTCGTTGACCGCTACGCGGTGGGTTTGCACCAGGATATTGGCGCCGCTAACGCCGTTGGTCGTGACGCTTACGACCCGTGAGGCCTCGGCGTTGGGCAGATAGAATAACTTCGGGTCCGGCTTCTCCGGCGAACGCTCCTTGCTCTCCATCTTGGAAGTGGCGCACCCGCTCAGGACAACAATCCCGAGGAGGGTTGGGATGATAAGGTCGAATTTCATCGAGTGGAGCTGGTTTGATTTCCCTTTCAATCGCGCAGAGGAGTCGCAACATGCGCTACAACCGTACGCCGCCGAGAATTCTCGAATCGTTTTACAAGGTTCATCACAAGGAGCTTATTGCTAAACCCTTATTACACGGAAAGTAACCGGAACATGACCGCTGGATTACATTTCGGTCATCTGTGAGGAGCGCGCGATCGTCCACAATCGAAAATCCAAAACCCAAATTCAAGAATCCATTCCGGGCTTCAGGCCGGGAACTCAAGACTGACCACCGTCCCGCGGCCCAGGGCGCTCTGAATCGAGGCGGCGCCTCCGTGCAGTTGCATGATCGAGCGCACGATGGCCAAACCCAGGCCGGTCCCACGCGCTGGCCGTGAGCGGGAAGGGTCCACCCGGTAAAAGCGGTCGAAGATTTTCGGAAGGTGCTGCGGCGCGATTCCGTCCCCGCTGTCGCGCACATCAACCCGCACCGTGGCCGAATCAACCGACGCGATGGAGATGTTTACGGTCCCCTTTCGCGGAGTGTGTTGTAATGCGTTTGCCAGCAAGTTGCTAATGGCCCGTCGAAATAAATCCGGGTCGCCGGTCAGGCTGGCCTCGCCCTAGCAGGTCACCTCGACCTCCTGCTCCTTTGCCAAAGCTTCGTAGAACTCCCGGACCGCGTCGATTTCCTTGCGAGCATCGATGCGCACGCGCGTCACAGCCGCGTCCTGGTTCTCCGCTCGCGCCAGAAAAAGCATGCCATCGATCATCCGCGAGAGCGTTTCGCACTCCTCAAGGCTCGACGCCAGAATTTGCTGGTACTCTTCGACGGAACGAGGGCGGGCGAGTGCCACTTCGGCCTCTCCGCGGAGGTTGTTGATGGGGGTGCGCCACTCATGGGCCAGGTCGGCGGAGAACTGTGAGAGGCGCGTGAAGGAGTTCTCGAGGCGGTCGAGCATGGCATCGAAGGCGGCGGACAACTCGGCAAGTTCGGCCGGCCAGCGTGAGGCGGCGATGCGTTCGTGAAGATGGCTGGCCGTGATGCGACGCGCGGTTTTGGCGATGTCCGTAAGCGGTTCCATCCCTGTTCGCGCGATGAACACGCCAGCCGCAGCCGCAAACACCTCCCCCACGACCAACACCGCCATAAATGTCCAGCGATAGCTCGCCAGCAGGGCCTCATCCAAAGAGACGTCCAGGGCCACTTGCAGGGTCCAAACACCTTTGCGCGAAGCGCCGGTCGGCGAGAGCGCCGACATCAGCAGAAAGATGTTCCTCGATCGCGATTTCCATTTGCCGCCTGAGCCAGGAACAGCAGCCGGCTGAACTGGTGCCGGGAAGACCTTGACCGGGACCTGGTCTCGCATGCCGGGTGTTTCAACGGCCACTTCGTTTCGCGCATCCAACATGCGGATCTAATACCTGGCAGGCTGGATGGCGGAAGGTTCGAGTTCTACCTCACTGCTCAGAATGGATGCATCGTTGGCGTGCTTGTTCAGGACCAGGCGCAGAGCCAGGATTTTGTTTGCCACAAAGGAGGCGTTTTCGCGCTCCAGATTTCAAGCCAAAACCCAGTAGAGAAATCCGGTGCAGAGAAACAGCAGGACCAGAGTCGATGCCACGTACAGCAGCGTCAGCCGGCGCGTGATCGACCAGGCTCGCGCCGAACCGGGCGGTCCAGAGGCGGCCCGCTGGGATTCAATGTTCTTCGAGAACATAGCCCAACCCGCGGACGGTGTGGATTAGCTTGCGGGCAAAGGGGTCGTCGGCCTTTCTGCGCAGCCGGCGGACGGCCACAAACTCTTTCGGGGCAAGGTCCAGGCGCTGGCCTCCGCGCATTGCCTTGTGCCGGAGGAGGTCCATCTCCAAATCGGCCACGCGCACCATATCGGGCTGCCGGGCAGGCCCACGGCGCAAGATGGAGCGGACTCGCGCCAGCAGCTCTGAAAAAGCCAATGGCTTAACAAGATAATCGTCGGCGCCCAATTCCAAACCTTTGACCCGGTCTGGTACCGCATCGCGGGCCGTCAGGAACAGGACGGGGGTCTGTTTGCCCGCGCGGCGGATTTCAGCGAGGACAGCCCAGCCGTCCCGTTCCGGCAACATCACGTCGAGAATAACCATGTCGTAATCGCGGCTGAGCGCCAACTCGACCCCATCATCGCCCCGGCCGGCGGGGTCCACCACAAAGCCGCTTTCGGAAAGCCCGCGTTGGAGATATGCCGCCGTTTTGCGCTCATCTTCGACCACCAGGATACGCATAGCCGCAGGTCATGATAACGCCGGCAAGACCTGCAAGAGCGCTCGGGCAAGCCGTCCATTCTCAAAACACGCTTTAACGGCTGCGTTCGCCTTCGATTAGCAAATAGGCGTCCCGCTTGAGGAAGCGGGTATTGAGCAACTGGAGCTTCGATGCCTCGCGAACATGACTCAAGGTGTTGCGGTCAAAGCGGGCTCCGTAGATTTTTTCGACAAAAGGCGCAAAAAGCTCCTGGCGCCGCCTGAGCCGCGGATTTTTGGAGTATATGATTTCGAGCAAGCGGAAACGCCCGCCGGGTTTGAGGATTCGCGCAAACTGCGCGAGGGCCAGGGGTTGGAGATGGTCGGGCATGACGCAGCAGAGAAAGGTCGAAATCACCCAGTCGAAATGGTTTGAAGGAATGGATGCCATCGTGGTGGCATCTTCTTGGCGCAGCACAACGGGACAGCCTGCATGGCGGCCCCTTTTGGCTGCGCGGCGGAGCATCGCCTGGGACAGATCGATTCCCGTCACCGAGGCCTCGGGAGGATAGTAGGGGAGATTACGACCCGTGCCGACGCCGGCTTCCAGCACCGCGCCCCGCACATCCTCAAGCAACGATGGCCGCCAGCGGCGATACTGGAGTTCCCAGGGCAAATCCAAAATGTCGTAAAACCACGCCGTGAGACCGTACTTAGCCTGAAGCCGCCGGTTTTCTTCGAGCAGCGAATGCATTCAGAGCGGTCTATTCCTTGCTGAAGCGCTCACCGATTTTTCCGCCGGAGTTCGTTGCGATAGCGTGGCCGGATTCATCGACCAGCGGCACTTCGCATTCGGACCAGTAATAATGGAGTTTTTGAACGATGCCTTCCAGCCCGTTGAGTTCCGTTGGTTTGACGATGAAAGAGCTGGCGCCCAGCAGGTAGGCCTGCCGCACGTCATCCGGGTCGTCGGAGCCGGAGAGCATCACCACGGGGACGATTAGTATCTCGGGGTGCTGTTTGAGGTAATAGAGAATCTCGAAGCCGTCGCCTCCGGACATCTTAAGGTCGGTCAGGATAAAGCTCGGGAAGGGATATGCCTTTCGATCCGCATAAATGCCTTCTCCTTTGATGAGCGCCAGGGCTTCCCGTCCGTTTGCCAAAGGTTGAATTCGGTAGCCCACGTTGAGCTTCTCGAAAGCGCGCTCGATGAGCAAGCGGTCGTTCTCGTCATCATCGACGATCAGCAAACCTAAAGCGCGCCGCCGTGTGAGCCATCGACGGTTGATGTCTTTGGCCACGCCTACGAGCCTTGTGAAGTCAACCGGCTTGGTGTAATAGCTGCGCGCGCCCAGGTCTTTCGCCCTTTTTTTATCATCCTCTCGATTGGATGAGGTCAGGACCACAACCGGCGCGGGCTTAAGGGCGTTCTGGTCTCGTAACCACTGGAGAACTTCGAAACCGTCCTTCTTGGGCATCTTCAGGTCCAGCACGATTACATCGGGCACGGGATAAAGCGCGCTATCGTCGTACGGGTTTTGGCGCGAAAGATACTTGATTGCTTCCTCTCCGTCGCCCACTTGGGAGATGCGGTGCTGAAGGTCAGCGGATTTAAACGCGCGGCGGAAGAAGAAAACGTCTTCCTCACGGTCATCGACCACAAGAATATTTGCGAAGTCTTTCAAGCCCGGATTTTCTCCTTCCTCTTCGGACATAATAACTAACAACTCAAAGTCCCATGGAGAAACGGTGCCACACATGGCCGAATCTTCAAGTTACATTTTCCAATCTCGTTGCCCTTGCGATTCTCTGCGCGCCCTCGGGCAATTTCGGTCCTAGGATTCACCTCGGGATGTCTGCGCGCGTCAATGTCCAATAAATGCTGTAACGCTCATGGTTAAGTTTGTAAAAGGGGATCAGTGTGATATCTTTGGGCTTGCCAAGCCCCTGGGTGCGGAAAGTGAGCGAACGACGCGCGCGCTCTATCCGTTTCAGAAATGATCCCGGCGCTTCAACCAATACCGGCACGGCCGGATCGGGCACTTTGGCGAAATCTAATTGGTCCCGGGCGTATGGATTGGGCATTGCATTGGCGCCCAGCTCACCGGCCAGCACGAGAGGACCGTAGAGCACAGCGATGGTGTTGCTCGACCCCGGCAGCGGCTCGGTGTGCAGTTTCATTGAAAACCTGATTTCCACCCGGTCGCCGTCACGCCATTCGCGGTTTACTTTCACATACGAAGCAGGGGCGCCCGAGATTTTCTGCTTTCGGCCATTCACACGCACCGAAAGACGGTCGCTCCAGGATGGCCAGCGGATTTTCAGCGCAATCTCGGTCGGGGTTTCGGTGTTAAAAGTCAGCCGCGTTCTGTCTGTCTCTGGAAAAGCTGTTTCCTGCCGCAGGTGCAGATGTTTTTCAGGCCATGAGAGTTCCGAAGGAATGAAAAGATTCACAAAAAGCGAGTCGTCGCTGTGAAAATAAATTGAGTCGCCGTACTTCGCATGATTCTCCATGCCCGTGCCGACACAGCACCAGAACGAATTCTCCGCAGTGGAGTACGTCTTGAAGTGGCCGGGCTTGAGCGGCATGAAATAAGTGAACATGCCGCTGGCGGGGTCTTGGGAGGCAAGGATGTCGTTGTAAAGCGCGCGCTCATAGAAGTCCATCGTTGCGGTGTCCGGCTGCCATTGGAAAAGGTGCCGGGTGAGCTTGAGCATGTTATAGGTGTTGCACGTCTCGCAAGTCTCAACCGAAAGATGCCGGGAGAACTCATTGACATGGAAAAAGTGTTCCCGGTCGCTGTCACCGCCAATGACATACGAACGGCGCAGGGCGACCTGGTCCCAGAAGAGCCTTGCGATGCGTTCATCCCGCGGGTCGTTTGTCAATTCATACTGCCGGGCTGCGCCGATAATTTTCGGAATTTGAGTGTTTGCGTGGAGTCCGTCCAGGCAATCCTCGCCGCGCGCGAGCGGCTCAAAAAGCTTCTTCTGATTAAATGCTCCAGCAATGCGCAGGTAGTCCGGAGTGCCGGTTACGGCGTAAAGATTGGCCAGCACCTCGTTCATGCCGCCGAATTCGGTATCGAGCGAGGCCTGCATTTTGGCCGGCGACAAACGGTCCACGCGAAATGTCACCCAATCCGCCATGTTCGTTAGGATTTGGAGCGCCTGCGCGTTGGCACAAAGCTGGTAGGAATCTAAAAGGCCGGCCATGATTTTGTGCAACGTGTACCAGGGCGCCCAAACCGGCTTTCGGTTTTCCACACGGTCAATGAACGATTCAGGAAAAGCCGATAAATAGCCCGAATGCGACCCGTTTGTTGAGAGCGCGGCCTGGCATTCGGCGAGGCATGAAATGATCGTGTCCACGCGCTCCTTAAAACGCGCCTCGCCAGTGCTGGCGTACATCAGAGAGCAGGCCGAGAGATAATGGCCGACGCTGTGCCCTCGGAGTTCGCACTTTGGCGCTTCCCAGCCCCCGTAGGGCTCCGCAGACGAGGGCAAGGCGGCATTAACGCGAAAGTTGTAGAGCAGACGGTCCGTATCAAGGCTTAAGAGATAATGCCCGTCTCGCACCATTGCATCCTTAAAGGGGCCATCGAGCAGGCGCAC is a genomic window containing:
- a CDS encoding efflux RND transporter periplasmic adaptor subunit; the protein is MKSEIPTWHCQNQGILRNRTGGAFLRTLALLGLVMLCGCGQTQTEGPKAPPPITVQTVLPHRGEIARTLTLPTFRILALQEATLYAKVSGYLKTLFVDKGDAVTAGQLLGEIEVPELFADEAQYTAESEVARTTYQRMAEARQKAPDLVVPQTVDALRGQWEVAQAKLQRTQTLLQYARLVAPFSGMVTARFVDPGAFIPAATTGSTPQGAAVLTLMDYSRVRVQAFVPEPEVPFIKNAAPAKVSVEELPDRVFPGFVTRFAHALDPATKTMLTEIEIPNPDGELRPGAYATVQLELERKQNVLLLPVQALLVKKAGTSVFTIAEGKIKKLSVKTGFNDGVNVEIANGLNPDQAVILVGKQTLNDGQPVNPVEAR
- a CDS encoding efflux RND transporter permease subunit, encoding MSLVHIALRRPLTIVVLMIGLVLAAVLAVEQMPRDIFPTLGIPTIYVAQPYGGMDPAQMEGYLSYYYEYHFLYITGIEHVESKSIQGAALLKLQFHPATDMSQAMSETLAYVNRARAFMPPGTVPPFVMRFDAGSVPVGDLVFSSTSRTVGEMQDLALNRVRPLFATLPGVSAPPPFGGSARSIVINLRPERLRAFNMSPDEVVAAVTSANLISPSGNVPIKGKYPMVPLNSVALNIKDLEGVPIRTGTFPTVFLRDVGQVIDGSDIVTSYALVNGRRTVYIPVIKRSTASTLSVVNLVKANLSKFQSVLPADVKVSYQFDQSLYVTHAIGGLVLEGAMGAVLTGLMVLLFLRDWRSALIVVINIPLSLMGSVLALWLTKQTINIMTLGGLALAVGILVDEATVSIENIHTHLMRGRSIGCAALEATTETTVPRLLAMLCILAIFSPTLFMSGAAKAMFLPLSLAVGFAMMTSYLLSSTLVPILSVWLLRSHENAAAGHTAAESRFTRFQQRYAALGQKLVHARWAVAGLYLVLAAAVIVFLGRRLGAEIFPKVEAGQIQLRLRAPTGTQLDWTEAIALQTLDLIKQEVGSQNIEISLGFLGVHGSPYPINFIYLWNGGPEEGVLQVQLKPGAPIHVEESKERLRKIFAQKMSGVSFSFEPSDIVSRVMSLGSPTPIEIAISGQNLAADRAFGEQVKAALEEIPSLRDIQFGQALDYPTVDVTVDREKAGVMGVKMADVSRALVTATSSSRFVVPNYWADPNSGVTYQVQVQVPQTRMDSVEQIKNVPVMDHGGHGLLLRNVANVTQSTAVGQYERYNMQRMVTVTANIAGADLGSVAKEVKEALRKLGQQPPGITVTVRGQVVPLAQMLDGLRTGLLMAVVVIFLLLAANFQSLKLSFLVVSTAPAVIAGVLLMLWVTGTTLNIQSFMGAIMAVGVAVANAILLVTFAERSRLGGASAPEAAIEGARSRLRPILMTSTAMIAGMMPMALGLGEGGQQTAPLGRAVVGGLAVATVATLLVLPAIFALVQARAHRRSVSLDPIDPQSSAAEPV
- a CDS encoding ATP-binding protein, with the translated sequence MTGDPDLFRRAISNLLANALQHTPRKGTVNISIASVDSATVRVDVRDSGDGIAPQHLPKIFDRFYRVDPSRSRPARGTGLGLAIVRSIMQLHGGAASIQSALGRGTVVSLEFPA
- a CDS encoding histidine kinase dimerization/phospho-acceptor domain-containing protein, with the protein product MLDARNEVAVETPGMRDQVPVKVFPAPVQPAAVPGSGGKWKSRSRNIFLLMSALSPTGASRKGVWTLQVALDVSLDEALLASYRWTFMAVLVVGEVFAAAAGVFIARTGMEPLTDIAKTARRITASHLHERIAASRWPAELAELSAAFDAMLDRLENSFTRLSQFSADLAHEWRTPINNLRGEAEVALARPRSVEEYQQILASSLEECETLSRMIDGMLFLARAENQDAAVTRVRIDARKEIDAVREFYEALAKEQEVEVTC
- a CDS encoding response regulator, with product MRILVVEDERKTAAYLQRGLSESGFVVDPAGRGDDGVELALSRDYDMVILDVMLPERDGWAVLAEIRRAGKQTPVLFLTARDAVPDRVKGLELGADDYLVKPLAFSELLARVRSILRRGPARQPDMVRVADLEMDLLRHKAMRGGQRLDLAPKEFVAVRRLRRKADDPFARKLIHTVRGLGYVLEEH
- a CDS encoding class I SAM-dependent methyltransferase; protein product: MHSLLEENRRLQAKYGLTAWFYDILDLPWELQYRRWRPSLLEDVRGAVLEAGVGTGRNLPYYPPEASVTGIDLSQAMLRRAAKRGRHAGCPVVLRQEDATTMASIPSNHFDWVISTFLCCVMPDHLQPLALAQFARILKPGGRFRLLEIIYSKNPRLRRRQELFAPFVEKIYGARFDRNTLSHVREASKLQLLNTRFLKRDAYLLIEGERSR
- a CDS encoding response regulator produces the protein MCGTVSPWDFELLVIMSEEEGENPGLKDFANILVVDDREEDVFFFRRAFKSADLQHRISQVGDGEEAIKYLSRQNPYDDSALYPVPDVIVLDLKMPKKDGFEVLQWLRDQNALKPAPVVVLTSSNREDDKKRAKDLGARSYYTKPVDFTRLVGVAKDINRRWLTRRRALGLLIVDDDENDRLLIERAFEKLNVGYRIQPLANGREALALIKGEGIYADRKAYPFPSFILTDLKMSGGDGFEILYYLKQHPEILIVPVVMLSGSDDPDDVRQAYLLGASSFIVKPTELNGLEGIVQKLHYYWSECEVPLVDESGHAIATNSGGKIGERFSKE
- a CDS encoding beta-L-arabinofuranosidase domain-containing protein: MKNWQTSLIFAVVAFTLRARGDVKPAGSLPVQPFPLSQVRLLDGPFKDAMVRDGHYLLSLDTDRLLYNFRVNAALPSSAEPYGGWEAPKCELRGHSVGHYLSACSLMYASTGEARFKERVDTIISCLAECQAALSTNGSHSGYLSAFPESFIDRVENRKPVWAPWYTLHKIMAGLLDSYQLCANAQALQILTNMADWVTFRVDRLSPAKMQASLDTEFGGMNEVLANLYAVTGTPDYLRIAGAFNQKKLFEPLARGEDCLDGLHANTQIPKIIGAARQYELTNDPRDERIARLFWDQVALRRSYVIGGDSDREHFFHVNEFSRHLSVETCETCNTYNMLKLTRHLFQWQPDTATMDFYERALYNDILASQDPASGMFTYFMPLKPGHFKTYSTAENSFWCCVGTGMENHAKYGDSIYFHSDDSLFVNLFIPSELSWPEKHLHLRQETAFPETDRTRLTFNTETPTEIALKIRWPSWSDRLSVRVNGRKQKISGAPASYVKVNREWRDGDRVEIRFSMKLHTEPLPGSSNTIAVLYGPLVLAGELGANAMPNPYARDQLDFAKVPDPAVPVLVEAPGSFLKRIERARRSLTFRTQGLGKPKDITLIPFYKLNHERYSIYWTLTRADIPR